One stretch of Bacillus sp. SM2101 DNA includes these proteins:
- the hfq gene encoding RNA chaperone Hfq: MKTNKGQVIQQDTQLLEAKENQSLVTIILGGGFQFRCHVIDFDTFTVLVEVEGKQQLVYKHAISTVVNNTTTKKQR, translated from the coding sequence ATGAAAACTAATAAAGGTCAAGTCATTCAACAAGATACTCAACTTTTAGAAGCGAAAGAAAATCAATCGCTTGTTACAATAATCTTGGGTGGGGGCTTTCAGTTTAGGTGTCATGTAATCGATTTTGATACTTTTACTGTACTTGTAGAAGTAGAGGGAAAGCAGCAACTAGTATATAAACATGCTATTTCTACTGTTGTAAATAATACAACTACTAAAAAACAAAGATGA